One Mercurialis annua linkage group LG3, ddMerAnnu1.2, whole genome shotgun sequence DNA window includes the following coding sequences:
- the LOC126673094 gene encoding replication factor C subunit 1 isoform X2: MQRDIRKWFMKAHDKGNDADAKKVKPPSVEPKEPEIPVKGDQDISSRKKTSKYFAKDKQQSNDEKEISEISAKRKTRNYDDQSLKSPHGKKVHKVEEIEDEDDDDFVMPAKKNVVEVTPSKKLKNGSGRGVAQRPVDNVASDEDEATESPLKSTGRGRGGRGGSAGGRGRGGGRGGFMQFGERKEPLHKGEKEVPEGAPDCLAGLTFVISGTLDSLEREEAEDLIKRHGGRITGSVSKKTNYLLCDEDIEGRKSSKAKELGTPFMTEDKLFDMIRSSNAKALVRKEVKESVQKVASQSKTSPKKAEVNSMRTTSTAKGSRKDSTPATIPSKQKEQTTKFTSLPWTEKYRPKTPNDIVGNQTLVNQLHSWLKYWNQQFLDDEKKGKKTKQNDSTAKKAVLLSGTPGIGKTTSAKLVAQMLGFQAIEVNASDSRGKADSKISKGIGGSNANCVKELVSNEALGFGMDRLKHPRTVLIMDEVDGMSAGDRGGVADLIASIKISKIPIICICNDRYSQKLKSLVNYCLLLSFRKPTKHQMAKRLMQVANAEGLQVNEIALEELAERVNGDLRMALNQLQYMSLSMSVIKYDDVRQRLLSSAKDEDISPFTAVDKLFGFNGGKLRMDERIDLSMSDPDLVPLLVQENYINYRPSSIGKDDNGLKRMSMIARAAESIADGDIINVQIRRYRQWQLSQSGSLASCIIPAALMHGQRETLEQGERNFNRFGGWLGKNSTMAKNLRLLEDLHVHLLASRESNLGRETLRLQYFALLLKQLTDPLRMLHKDEAVEKVVQFMNVYSMGQEDIDTIVELSKFQGHKNPMDGIPSVVKAALTRAYKGNKSMLRAADLVPLPGIKKAPSKRIAAIIEPYDDGVAEENGDTLAEVEEENYSDAEDLEATADGEKLQSELDSLKSKGIKVEVELRSTAKSNAKKIATGRGKGGSSSSGKKPAGRGKGGSVSAEKSGSKRNR, translated from the exons ATG CAACGAGATATTAGGAAATGGTTTATGAAGGCACATGACAAAGGCAATGACGCTGATGCCAAGAAAGTGAAACCTCCTTCAGTTGAACCGAAGGAGCCTGAAATACCT GTAAAAGGAGACCAAGATATATCAAGCAGGAAGAAAACTAGCAAGTATTTTGCAAAGGATAAACAACAGTCAAATGATGAAAAAGAAATCAGTGAAATTTCCGCGAAGAGAAAAACTAGGAATTATGATGATCAGTCACTGAAATCCCCTCATGGGAAGAAAGTTCACAAAGTTGAGGAGATTGaggatgaagatgatgatgactTTGTCATGCCTGCTAAGAAGAATGTCGTTGAGGTGACTCCCAGTAAGAAATTAAAGAATGGTTCAGGTAGAGGGGTTGCTCAGAGGCCTGTAGATAATGTTGCCAGTGATGAAGATGAGGCTACTGAATCTCCTCTCAAGTCTACTGGAAGAGGTCGTGGAGGAAGAGGTGGATCAGCTGGCGGAAGAGGTAGGGGAGGTGGACGGGGTGGTTTTATGCAATTTGGTGAAAGGAAAGAACCTTTACACAAAGGAGAAAAG GAAGTGCCTGAAGGTGCCCCGGATTGTTTAGCTGGTTTGACTTTTGTAATCAGTGGAACACTTGATAG TTTGGAAAGAGAAGAAGCAGAAGATCTGATTAAGCGGCATGGTGGCCGCATTACTGGATCTGTCAGCAAGAAAACA AATTATCTTTTATGTGATGAAGATATTGAAGGACGAAAGTCTAGCAAAGCGAAAGAGCTTGG CACTCCTTTCATGACAGAGGACAAGTTATTTGATATGATACGGTCATCTAATGCAAAGGCTCTGGTTCGGAAAGAGGTGAAAGAGTCTGTACAAAAAGTTGCTTCTCAGTCAAAGACAAGTCCTAAGAAAGCAGAAGTAAATAGTATGA GAACCACTTCAACAGCAAAAGGGAGTCGCAAAGATTCAACCCCTGCTACAATTCCTTCAAAGCAGAAAGAACAAACTACCAAATTTACTTCTCTTCCATGGACAGAAAAATATAGACCAAAGACACCAAATGATATCGTTGGGAATCAGACACTG GTTAACCAGCTGCATAGTTGGTTGAAATATTGGAATCAACAGTTCCTAGATGATGAAAAGAAGGGGAAGAAAACAAAACAGAATGATTCTACCGCTAAAAAAGCTGTCCTATTGAGTGGGACACCTGGTATAGGGAAAACAACATCAGCAAAGCTGGTCGCTCAGATGTTAGGTTTCCAAGCAATTGAG GTGAATGCCAGTGATAGTAGAGGAAAAGCGGATTCTAAGATCAGTAAGGGAATTGGTGGAAGCAATGCCAATTGTGTGAAGGAACTTGTTAGCAATGAAGCTTTGGGTTTTGGAATGGATAG GTTGAAGCATCCAAGAACAGTTCTAATTATGGATGAAGTGGATGGGATGTCTGCAGGAGATAGAGGTGGAGTTGCTGATCTTATTGCTAGCATAAAGATTTCCAAAATTCCTATAATCTGCATATGTAATGATCGTTATAGTCAGAAACTCAAAAGTCTAGTTAACTACTGCTTACTTTTAAGTTTCCGGAAACCTACAAAACATCAG ATGGCAAAGAGGTTAATGCAAGTTGCAAATGCTGAGGGGCTTCAAGTTAATGAG ATCGCGTTGGAAGAACTAGCAGAGCGAGTGAATGGAGATTTGCGAATGGCTTTAAACCAGTTGCAATATATGAGTCTCTCCATGTCAGTCATTAAGTATGATGACGTTAGACAGCGTCTTCTTAGCAGTGCAAAAGATGAAGATATTTCTCCATTCACAGCTGTTGACAA GCTTTTTGGTTTTAATGGAGGTAAGCTGAGAATGGATGAGCGGATTGACCTTAGCATGAGTGATCCTGATTTAGTACCACTTCTTGTTCAG gaaaattatataaattataggcCAAGTTCAATTGGTAAGGACGACAATGGGCTGAAACGAATGAGCATGATTGCGCGTGCTGCTGAGTCTATTGCTGACGGAGATATAATAAATGTTCAGATTCGAAGATATCGACAGTGGCAGCTCTCCCAATCTGGTTCTTTAGCATCTTGTATTATTCC TGCTGCATTGATGCATGGACAAAGGGAGACTCTTGAACAG GGAGAGCGGAACTTTAACAGGTTTGGTGGGTGGCTGGGAAAGAATTCAACTATGGCAAAAAATTTGAGGCTCTTGGAGGATTTGCATGTTCATCTTCTTGCTTCCCGCGAATCTAATTTGGGGAG GGAGACACTTCGACTTCAATACTTTGCACTTCTTCTGAAACAATTAACTGATCCTCTTCGTATGCTGCATAAG GATGAAGCTGTTGAAAAAGTTGTGCAGTTCATGAATGTTTATTCTATGGGTCAGGAAGACATTGATACTATTGTTGAGTTATCAAAGTTTCAG ggGCACAAAAATCCAATGGACGGCATCCCTTCTGTTGTCAAAGCTGCATTAACCAGAGCATATAAAGGAAATAAATCAATGTTACGAGCAGCAGATTTAGTCCCACTTCCTGGCATTAAGAAGGCTCCGAGTAAGCGTATTGCAGCAATTATAGAACCATATGATGACGGTGTAGCAGAAGAAAATGGTGATACATTAGCAGAAGTTGAAGAAGAAAACTATTCTGACGCAGAGGATTTAG AAGCGACCGCCGATGGCGAGAAGCTGCAATCTGAACTTGATAGTTTgaaatccaaag GAATAAAAGTAGAGGTGGAACTTAGAAGCACGGCAAAGTCGAATGCCAAAAAGATAGCAACAGGTAGAGGAAAAGGTGGTTCTTCATCTTCTGGAAAGAAGCCGGCAGGTAGAGGAAAAGGAGGTTCTGTATCAGCAGAGAAGAGCGGATCTAAGAGAAATAGATAA
- the LOC126673094 gene encoding replication factor C subunit 1 isoform X1 codes for MQRDIRKWFMKAHDKGNDADAKKVKPPSVEPKEPEIPVKGDQDISSRKKTSKYFAKDKQQSNDEKEISEISAKRKTRNYDDQSLKSPHGKKVHKVEEIEDEDDDDFVMPAKKNVVEVTPSKKLKNGSGRGVAQRPVDNVASDEDEATESPLKSTGRGRGGRGGSAGGRGRGGGRGGFMQFGERKEPLHKGEKEVPEGAPDCLAGLTFVISGTLDSLEREEAEDLIKRHGGRITGSVSKKTNYLLCDEDIEGRKSSKAKELGTPFMTEDKLFDMIRSSNAKALVRKEVKESVQKVASQSKTSPKKAEVNNGLFLGTTSTAKGSRKDSTPATIPSKQKEQTTKFTSLPWTEKYRPKTPNDIVGNQTLVNQLHSWLKYWNQQFLDDEKKGKKTKQNDSTAKKAVLLSGTPGIGKTTSAKLVAQMLGFQAIEVNASDSRGKADSKISKGIGGSNANCVKELVSNEALGFGMDRLKHPRTVLIMDEVDGMSAGDRGGVADLIASIKISKIPIICICNDRYSQKLKSLVNYCLLLSFRKPTKHQMAKRLMQVANAEGLQVNEIALEELAERVNGDLRMALNQLQYMSLSMSVIKYDDVRQRLLSSAKDEDISPFTAVDKLFGFNGGKLRMDERIDLSMSDPDLVPLLVQENYINYRPSSIGKDDNGLKRMSMIARAAESIADGDIINVQIRRYRQWQLSQSGSLASCIIPAALMHGQRETLEQGERNFNRFGGWLGKNSTMAKNLRLLEDLHVHLLASRESNLGRETLRLQYFALLLKQLTDPLRMLHKDEAVEKVVQFMNVYSMGQEDIDTIVELSKFQGHKNPMDGIPSVVKAALTRAYKGNKSMLRAADLVPLPGIKKAPSKRIAAIIEPYDDGVAEENGDTLAEVEEENYSDAEDLEATADGEKLQSELDSLKSKGIKVEVELRSTAKSNAKKIATGRGKGGSSSSGKKPAGRGKGGSVSAEKSGSKRNR; via the exons ATG CAACGAGATATTAGGAAATGGTTTATGAAGGCACATGACAAAGGCAATGACGCTGATGCCAAGAAAGTGAAACCTCCTTCAGTTGAACCGAAGGAGCCTGAAATACCT GTAAAAGGAGACCAAGATATATCAAGCAGGAAGAAAACTAGCAAGTATTTTGCAAAGGATAAACAACAGTCAAATGATGAAAAAGAAATCAGTGAAATTTCCGCGAAGAGAAAAACTAGGAATTATGATGATCAGTCACTGAAATCCCCTCATGGGAAGAAAGTTCACAAAGTTGAGGAGATTGaggatgaagatgatgatgactTTGTCATGCCTGCTAAGAAGAATGTCGTTGAGGTGACTCCCAGTAAGAAATTAAAGAATGGTTCAGGTAGAGGGGTTGCTCAGAGGCCTGTAGATAATGTTGCCAGTGATGAAGATGAGGCTACTGAATCTCCTCTCAAGTCTACTGGAAGAGGTCGTGGAGGAAGAGGTGGATCAGCTGGCGGAAGAGGTAGGGGAGGTGGACGGGGTGGTTTTATGCAATTTGGTGAAAGGAAAGAACCTTTACACAAAGGAGAAAAG GAAGTGCCTGAAGGTGCCCCGGATTGTTTAGCTGGTTTGACTTTTGTAATCAGTGGAACACTTGATAG TTTGGAAAGAGAAGAAGCAGAAGATCTGATTAAGCGGCATGGTGGCCGCATTACTGGATCTGTCAGCAAGAAAACA AATTATCTTTTATGTGATGAAGATATTGAAGGACGAAAGTCTAGCAAAGCGAAAGAGCTTGG CACTCCTTTCATGACAGAGGACAAGTTATTTGATATGATACGGTCATCTAATGCAAAGGCTCTGGTTCGGAAAGAGGTGAAAGAGTCTGTACAAAAAGTTGCTTCTCAGTCAAAGACAAGTCCTAAGAAAGCAGAAGTAAATA ATGGTTTATTTTTAGGAACCACTTCAACAGCAAAAGGGAGTCGCAAAGATTCAACCCCTGCTACAATTCCTTCAAAGCAGAAAGAACAAACTACCAAATTTACTTCTCTTCCATGGACAGAAAAATATAGACCAAAGACACCAAATGATATCGTTGGGAATCAGACACTG GTTAACCAGCTGCATAGTTGGTTGAAATATTGGAATCAACAGTTCCTAGATGATGAAAAGAAGGGGAAGAAAACAAAACAGAATGATTCTACCGCTAAAAAAGCTGTCCTATTGAGTGGGACACCTGGTATAGGGAAAACAACATCAGCAAAGCTGGTCGCTCAGATGTTAGGTTTCCAAGCAATTGAG GTGAATGCCAGTGATAGTAGAGGAAAAGCGGATTCTAAGATCAGTAAGGGAATTGGTGGAAGCAATGCCAATTGTGTGAAGGAACTTGTTAGCAATGAAGCTTTGGGTTTTGGAATGGATAG GTTGAAGCATCCAAGAACAGTTCTAATTATGGATGAAGTGGATGGGATGTCTGCAGGAGATAGAGGTGGAGTTGCTGATCTTATTGCTAGCATAAAGATTTCCAAAATTCCTATAATCTGCATATGTAATGATCGTTATAGTCAGAAACTCAAAAGTCTAGTTAACTACTGCTTACTTTTAAGTTTCCGGAAACCTACAAAACATCAG ATGGCAAAGAGGTTAATGCAAGTTGCAAATGCTGAGGGGCTTCAAGTTAATGAG ATCGCGTTGGAAGAACTAGCAGAGCGAGTGAATGGAGATTTGCGAATGGCTTTAAACCAGTTGCAATATATGAGTCTCTCCATGTCAGTCATTAAGTATGATGACGTTAGACAGCGTCTTCTTAGCAGTGCAAAAGATGAAGATATTTCTCCATTCACAGCTGTTGACAA GCTTTTTGGTTTTAATGGAGGTAAGCTGAGAATGGATGAGCGGATTGACCTTAGCATGAGTGATCCTGATTTAGTACCACTTCTTGTTCAG gaaaattatataaattataggcCAAGTTCAATTGGTAAGGACGACAATGGGCTGAAACGAATGAGCATGATTGCGCGTGCTGCTGAGTCTATTGCTGACGGAGATATAATAAATGTTCAGATTCGAAGATATCGACAGTGGCAGCTCTCCCAATCTGGTTCTTTAGCATCTTGTATTATTCC TGCTGCATTGATGCATGGACAAAGGGAGACTCTTGAACAG GGAGAGCGGAACTTTAACAGGTTTGGTGGGTGGCTGGGAAAGAATTCAACTATGGCAAAAAATTTGAGGCTCTTGGAGGATTTGCATGTTCATCTTCTTGCTTCCCGCGAATCTAATTTGGGGAG GGAGACACTTCGACTTCAATACTTTGCACTTCTTCTGAAACAATTAACTGATCCTCTTCGTATGCTGCATAAG GATGAAGCTGTTGAAAAAGTTGTGCAGTTCATGAATGTTTATTCTATGGGTCAGGAAGACATTGATACTATTGTTGAGTTATCAAAGTTTCAG ggGCACAAAAATCCAATGGACGGCATCCCTTCTGTTGTCAAAGCTGCATTAACCAGAGCATATAAAGGAAATAAATCAATGTTACGAGCAGCAGATTTAGTCCCACTTCCTGGCATTAAGAAGGCTCCGAGTAAGCGTATTGCAGCAATTATAGAACCATATGATGACGGTGTAGCAGAAGAAAATGGTGATACATTAGCAGAAGTTGAAGAAGAAAACTATTCTGACGCAGAGGATTTAG AAGCGACCGCCGATGGCGAGAAGCTGCAATCTGAACTTGATAGTTTgaaatccaaag GAATAAAAGTAGAGGTGGAACTTAGAAGCACGGCAAAGTCGAATGCCAAAAAGATAGCAACAGGTAGAGGAAAAGGTGGTTCTTCATCTTCTGGAAAGAAGCCGGCAGGTAGAGGAAAAGGAGGTTCTGTATCAGCAGAGAAGAGCGGATCTAAGAGAAATAGATAA
- the LOC126673094 gene encoding replication factor C subunit 1 isoform X3, giving the protein MQRDIRKWFMKAHDKGNDADAKKVKPPSVEPKEPEIPVKGDQDISSRKKTSKYFAKDKQQSNDEKEISEISAKRKTRNYDDQSLKSPHGKKVHKVEEIEDEDDDDFVMPAKKNVVEVTPSKKLKNGSGRGVAQRPVDNVASDEDEATESPLKSTGRGRGGRGGSAGGRGRGGGRGGFMQFGERKEPLHKGEKEVPEGAPDCLAGLTFVISGTLDSLEREEAEDLIKRHGGRITGSVSKKTNYLLCDEDIEGRKSSKAKELGTPFMTEDKLFDMIRSSNAKALVRKEVKESVQKVASQSKTSPKKAEVNRTTSTAKGSRKDSTPATIPSKQKEQTTKFTSLPWTEKYRPKTPNDIVGNQTLVNQLHSWLKYWNQQFLDDEKKGKKTKQNDSTAKKAVLLSGTPGIGKTTSAKLVAQMLGFQAIEVNASDSRGKADSKISKGIGGSNANCVKELVSNEALGFGMDRLKHPRTVLIMDEVDGMSAGDRGGVADLIASIKISKIPIICICNDRYSQKLKSLVNYCLLLSFRKPTKHQMAKRLMQVANAEGLQVNEIALEELAERVNGDLRMALNQLQYMSLSMSVIKYDDVRQRLLSSAKDEDISPFTAVDKLFGFNGGKLRMDERIDLSMSDPDLVPLLVQENYINYRPSSIGKDDNGLKRMSMIARAAESIADGDIINVQIRRYRQWQLSQSGSLASCIIPAALMHGQRETLEQGERNFNRFGGWLGKNSTMAKNLRLLEDLHVHLLASRESNLGRETLRLQYFALLLKQLTDPLRMLHKDEAVEKVVQFMNVYSMGQEDIDTIVELSKFQGHKNPMDGIPSVVKAALTRAYKGNKSMLRAADLVPLPGIKKAPSKRIAAIIEPYDDGVAEENGDTLAEVEEENYSDAEDLEATADGEKLQSELDSLKSKGIKVEVELRSTAKSNAKKIATGRGKGGSSSSGKKPAGRGKGGSVSAEKSGSKRNR; this is encoded by the exons ATG CAACGAGATATTAGGAAATGGTTTATGAAGGCACATGACAAAGGCAATGACGCTGATGCCAAGAAAGTGAAACCTCCTTCAGTTGAACCGAAGGAGCCTGAAATACCT GTAAAAGGAGACCAAGATATATCAAGCAGGAAGAAAACTAGCAAGTATTTTGCAAAGGATAAACAACAGTCAAATGATGAAAAAGAAATCAGTGAAATTTCCGCGAAGAGAAAAACTAGGAATTATGATGATCAGTCACTGAAATCCCCTCATGGGAAGAAAGTTCACAAAGTTGAGGAGATTGaggatgaagatgatgatgactTTGTCATGCCTGCTAAGAAGAATGTCGTTGAGGTGACTCCCAGTAAGAAATTAAAGAATGGTTCAGGTAGAGGGGTTGCTCAGAGGCCTGTAGATAATGTTGCCAGTGATGAAGATGAGGCTACTGAATCTCCTCTCAAGTCTACTGGAAGAGGTCGTGGAGGAAGAGGTGGATCAGCTGGCGGAAGAGGTAGGGGAGGTGGACGGGGTGGTTTTATGCAATTTGGTGAAAGGAAAGAACCTTTACACAAAGGAGAAAAG GAAGTGCCTGAAGGTGCCCCGGATTGTTTAGCTGGTTTGACTTTTGTAATCAGTGGAACACTTGATAG TTTGGAAAGAGAAGAAGCAGAAGATCTGATTAAGCGGCATGGTGGCCGCATTACTGGATCTGTCAGCAAGAAAACA AATTATCTTTTATGTGATGAAGATATTGAAGGACGAAAGTCTAGCAAAGCGAAAGAGCTTGG CACTCCTTTCATGACAGAGGACAAGTTATTTGATATGATACGGTCATCTAATGCAAAGGCTCTGGTTCGGAAAGAGGTGAAAGAGTCTGTACAAAAAGTTGCTTCTCAGTCAAAGACAAGTCCTAAGAAAGCAGAAGTAAATA GAACCACTTCAACAGCAAAAGGGAGTCGCAAAGATTCAACCCCTGCTACAATTCCTTCAAAGCAGAAAGAACAAACTACCAAATTTACTTCTCTTCCATGGACAGAAAAATATAGACCAAAGACACCAAATGATATCGTTGGGAATCAGACACTG GTTAACCAGCTGCATAGTTGGTTGAAATATTGGAATCAACAGTTCCTAGATGATGAAAAGAAGGGGAAGAAAACAAAACAGAATGATTCTACCGCTAAAAAAGCTGTCCTATTGAGTGGGACACCTGGTATAGGGAAAACAACATCAGCAAAGCTGGTCGCTCAGATGTTAGGTTTCCAAGCAATTGAG GTGAATGCCAGTGATAGTAGAGGAAAAGCGGATTCTAAGATCAGTAAGGGAATTGGTGGAAGCAATGCCAATTGTGTGAAGGAACTTGTTAGCAATGAAGCTTTGGGTTTTGGAATGGATAG GTTGAAGCATCCAAGAACAGTTCTAATTATGGATGAAGTGGATGGGATGTCTGCAGGAGATAGAGGTGGAGTTGCTGATCTTATTGCTAGCATAAAGATTTCCAAAATTCCTATAATCTGCATATGTAATGATCGTTATAGTCAGAAACTCAAAAGTCTAGTTAACTACTGCTTACTTTTAAGTTTCCGGAAACCTACAAAACATCAG ATGGCAAAGAGGTTAATGCAAGTTGCAAATGCTGAGGGGCTTCAAGTTAATGAG ATCGCGTTGGAAGAACTAGCAGAGCGAGTGAATGGAGATTTGCGAATGGCTTTAAACCAGTTGCAATATATGAGTCTCTCCATGTCAGTCATTAAGTATGATGACGTTAGACAGCGTCTTCTTAGCAGTGCAAAAGATGAAGATATTTCTCCATTCACAGCTGTTGACAA GCTTTTTGGTTTTAATGGAGGTAAGCTGAGAATGGATGAGCGGATTGACCTTAGCATGAGTGATCCTGATTTAGTACCACTTCTTGTTCAG gaaaattatataaattataggcCAAGTTCAATTGGTAAGGACGACAATGGGCTGAAACGAATGAGCATGATTGCGCGTGCTGCTGAGTCTATTGCTGACGGAGATATAATAAATGTTCAGATTCGAAGATATCGACAGTGGCAGCTCTCCCAATCTGGTTCTTTAGCATCTTGTATTATTCC TGCTGCATTGATGCATGGACAAAGGGAGACTCTTGAACAG GGAGAGCGGAACTTTAACAGGTTTGGTGGGTGGCTGGGAAAGAATTCAACTATGGCAAAAAATTTGAGGCTCTTGGAGGATTTGCATGTTCATCTTCTTGCTTCCCGCGAATCTAATTTGGGGAG GGAGACACTTCGACTTCAATACTTTGCACTTCTTCTGAAACAATTAACTGATCCTCTTCGTATGCTGCATAAG GATGAAGCTGTTGAAAAAGTTGTGCAGTTCATGAATGTTTATTCTATGGGTCAGGAAGACATTGATACTATTGTTGAGTTATCAAAGTTTCAG ggGCACAAAAATCCAATGGACGGCATCCCTTCTGTTGTCAAAGCTGCATTAACCAGAGCATATAAAGGAAATAAATCAATGTTACGAGCAGCAGATTTAGTCCCACTTCCTGGCATTAAGAAGGCTCCGAGTAAGCGTATTGCAGCAATTATAGAACCATATGATGACGGTGTAGCAGAAGAAAATGGTGATACATTAGCAGAAGTTGAAGAAGAAAACTATTCTGACGCAGAGGATTTAG AAGCGACCGCCGATGGCGAGAAGCTGCAATCTGAACTTGATAGTTTgaaatccaaag GAATAAAAGTAGAGGTGGAACTTAGAAGCACGGCAAAGTCGAATGCCAAAAAGATAGCAACAGGTAGAGGAAAAGGTGGTTCTTCATCTTCTGGAAAGAAGCCGGCAGGTAGAGGAAAAGGAGGTTCTGTATCAGCAGAGAAGAGCGGATCTAAGAGAAATAGATAA